In Asterias rubens chromosome 2, eAstRub1.3, whole genome shotgun sequence, the sequence ttttttttactatttttttgtttaaattgccATCTCAAATACGTTGTTTCTCATAAAGTAAAGTACTATCGCCAGCTCTCCattatttgttaccaagtaattgttAAATGCTAACtaaaattttgagtaattacaaatagtgtccaaggCCTTTTAAACTGTCTTGACAAAACCTagttcatctttaaaaaaaaaaccacttcaCCATGTAACTTGGTCATTTGATTTCACCGCTTTCCTCTTTTCAAATCATCAACAGTCGAGactaataaaagaaaaaaaaactgtacctCCGAGCCATTCAATCCATTTTACAAAGACCAAGGTCGGCTTTCTAATTTGTAACAGTTGACTTTTTCACCAGGGTACAATAACCACACTCCGCGCAAAACACCGAAATGCCGACATTGTTTCTTGATTGCTTTACGTTCGGATACAACCACTGACGTGTCGCTCCATCGATGCGGCTCTCCTCAACCAACAAACCACTGTTTACTCAGCTGATGGCATTAAAGACAATTTCGGATTTTAATCATGAGAGTTGAGGGGAAAACAAGTAATTTGCTGGCTTGATTGGCTTACTGGGGCTAATCTCATGGTTGGCGTTTATTGATCAGGGCAGCCTTGAGTATATAGACTGGATTGTGTAGTTAACATTAAGTGAGCCAATTTAGGCATGCTAACATCATTGATTGATAAGGCACAAATAATTTGGGATTTgggttgatgttgtttttgtgtagTGAGGTGAATTTTCTAACCCTCTCGGCATACTTCCTAAGAACTGTTTGACTACTCATCAGGCATGGTTGGTCTTTGGAAACTGTaggaatattttgtttaagtacaaagactgaactacatgtacatacgcaCACATGGTGTGTGGTCTAATaaacatttcaggctatttaataaaaaaaatctgttttttcCACGGGCAAACAAATAGGAAAACAGACTTAAGTGGGATAAATATTATGCCTGCCTCATAAGAACCTCTCCTTAATTTACACCAAGTGTTAAAAACAGCAGTGTCCCTGGCAATTGAACTAGcccaacatttttgtttgtaatatttACAAAAGCATCACCCATTTCACTGTGGCTTATAACTTTCACTGTGGCTTATAACTTTCACTGTGGCTTATAACTTTCACTGTGGCTTATAACTTTCACTGGGGCTTATAATTCTGATAAGCCCCTGCAAACATTATTAGAAAACAAGctataaaatgttttttcaaagaacCCATGGCAACTGCCGCCATGCccgctggtcattgcctcggtgcccttgaaacatGTGTAATGCTCtggacagtagaaatttacaatttcctcattcaTGTAGGGTGTACttttccaaggagaaaatgtcttggtgcccctgccctttcaaaaatgaagcatacagcctTGAACTGTTGCTCAATGCATGAGTTTCTGATAATCACTGGAGCCAGTTTGAGTGAAGAAGGTGTGGCTTACATGTAGACAATACCTCATCTTTTCTTATTTGGCCATTTTGAGTCCTTCAAAGAAATGTTAAAAAGCGGCTTTCCCCTTCCAAATGACTCCCATGGAAATAAGAGCTTTTAGCAATACCATCTAGTGATTAGCAGTACTTTGATTACAGTCATTACAGTAAGTAACGAGCTATGTACATCTATTCAATGGGACATTATCAGCCTCTCCATTACAGGAAAACCGCTCCTGTATTGATCAGACAAAATGGACCGTTTACAGTCAGCAACCGCTTCAtatattgtttgtttctatCGATTTACACTGAGACCAACAGTCCAAACTGGAAGATCGTACCCAAAAGACAGAAACAGGGACCTAAAAGTCCAAGACTTGAGACCAATGGGGAGACTTCGAAGACTGTGACCAGGGGCCAGTTTCACAAGAGCTAAGAATATAAGATTGATTTCACATatgtaactgcaaatcaatcgcagtAGCTAagaaaagtgtgatgtcacaaaatcactatggtaatactgacaacttGGCTTGCGATGAATttcattgctttgtgaaatcagcaccACTCTCTTAATGTcaaagagtgaaaaaacactctttgaagagccatatggaGGACAACTCTTGTTCGAGTGGtattccactcttttagattgaattttgcatctttttgagtgatttttcactctgtcctggagtgaaacccttctaaaagagtgaaataaccaccactcgttttaaagagccatatcagccattccgtggtatttgcgcttcatagtgaaaaatttaaaatggttattgttgaagtttttacatttattttggaacaagaacacctagtgcttcttcttctaaaaagactttataaaaatattctttattttttttgcgaCAGCCTTGGGAGTAAAGGgtaaaaagtgtacacaaaagtctgaaaaatccttgaaattcaggttttgaaaaaaaaatcatgaagcaATAGGTGTTCAGATTTAATCATTATGTATAAACAACAAAGAGTCATTAGTAAGGACCGCCAAAATTAAATATGCCTTTTTGAactattaacttttgaaaaatgggagttaatttttaccctcgttttactgtcacgcgagtcacaaaaacaatgattatagtattttttctattatagacccataacattttttttcttctctctcataatagtggtcttttcaaagggtctttcaagaattaattagttttttttacttaggccttctacctaaaaaaaaaaacaccctcgagtTTGTCACGCGAGTTACGGCAAATGCActtaatgcacatggttagcaaAAGCTACCAAAGTATTCTGGGGATGATGTCTATGGAATGTTACCAAAGCACCCCCAGCCCACTGGAACAAACTACTATGCCCAATTTTTTGTTAGAACAAGGAATTATTAGTGTACAATTATAACTTGGCACACTGTCAGCAGATCatgttgaactacatgtacactgcatacTGCACTGTACAATGTGCTCACATCTGAATAATTTACctgcattatttaaataatacaaggaatgataaacttaaaacaagaacaaacaaaaatatttgatgaaactggaTATTTTAAGACAGTATTCTTAAGTTAGATTTGGAGGGGGGCATCAATAAAGAAATTACTTATCAGAATTTACATGTACTCAGCCTAACACAGTCTAATGCCATTAGAACTTCACACCAAAATTTGTGGTTTCTTAACCACTCTGCCAAGCATAGTGAGAAAAAAGTCCTTTacccaatcacaaaacaatataataatttctaGTAAGGGTTCTCTCTATAGGTTTgcgtggttctgaaaagaaccggtggtttaacaactcaacgtttcgaccagacagtgttgttaaaccaccaattcttttcagaaccaccccaacattaccatgtttaagtcaaagcctgttcagattatttttcctttaaatgttgcttcaggtgtttcttccttttatgaaaagattcaatttcaagttctgagtgttctgaatgaaataaaatgttcttgttatgcagtatcctgtttagttattgtatattttctcacttgtcacgcgagtcacaaacttctgtcacgcgagtcacgttgcatttaacaaattttctattttattaaaactttttattttgtactttttattgtataatagaGTGCTTctcttgtacttaaaaaaaaagtgatctgGAACTAAAAAGTTCCTCTGAGTTCTCACGACTGGGCAATGGCATACAGGGATGCAAcacctttcattttttggcagtcacgcgagtcacatttttggaactcctataaaaacatgatacctacacaatttgttttccttttttattttttgttatagggCTCTTCACTGAGTTTATATAAATTGAGTTACATGAGAGCCATGTGTTATATTTTGGAGTATAGAtctttcaaaagttgaaaaaccagtgagattgtcacgcgagtcacaatggAATGGCTGATATagaggacagctcgaaatgtaaagagtggtgtttttcactcttttacatttagagagcaGGTCTTGGAATGCCTAGactgttgttttcctttttttttttttttttttttcaacaaattcttatatagcgcatttcacaataaaccgtatcaatgcgctttacattagtcccctggtcattgggccaataacatccctttaatctttctcagctcccattagggagtatacagccccgagctgccgtggcgctccgaaagcttgtcattcacaatatcaacctctaccctcgcaggtacccatttatacccctgggtgaagtcAGAAGAGAaccaattatagtaaagtatcttgctcaaggacaccagtgtcacgaccgggattcgaaccacactccggtgaattagcaccagaacttgaattcgatgctcttaaccactcggccgtgacactctacGGCCTCCCCCTTCTACATGTAAAAGACTCCCCTGGAAAGGAGTGCTTTTAACAAGTAATGATTAGTAGAAGGCAGTACTTTGATTAATTACAGTAAGTAACGAGCTCTATCTACGTATACCCCCCATGCACTAATCAATCAGACATTACCAGCCTCTCCATTATAGACAAACACACTCCTGTATTGATCAGACAAATGAACCTTTTAAACTGAGACTGAGCAAGTGCTGAATTGTTTTTTCCAACTAGACCAAGAAATGAAAGATTGAGAGCTAAAACTGGAAGTCCAACACCGAGAATAAGACTCAAAAGACAGCAACAGGGACCTAAAAGTCCAAGACTGAGTTGACCAAGGGGGAAACTTGAAAGACTGTGACCCGGTCCTGGCCAAAAACAAAGACTCTTGTTTTcgtttagtaaaaaaaaaaacgccttcCCCTTTTTAATGAGAGCTTTTAACAAGTAGTGGTTAGCAATACTTTTAGTAATAATTACAGTATGTACcgggtatacatgtatgtactaaTCAATGAGGCATTACCAGCCTCTCCATTACAGGAAAATGCACTCCAGTATAGTTGCCTGTATTGATCAGACAAATGAACTATTTCCACTCAGCAAGTtcttaattgttgttgttttttcaatcTATTGATAACACTCAAAGCAAGGAAAGGAACTTGAAGAACGAGGACTGGAAATCCAACACTGAGACCACGAACTGGTCCtgattgcatagagctgcttacaggcaggggacactattggtaattactcaaaattataaatcatgaaaccttacttggttacgattAATGGTTGGttacgattaatggggagaggttggtagtataaaacgttaattcattattattattattattattattatgtaacaCTCTGCACTCTGCACATTCCTAGTGTGTAAAGGTTTTCAAATAATCAAATACCTCCCTCTGAATAAGTGCTCTCTTATCATCAGACTCCGAATTAATAAATGAGTATTGAGATCAAGGGGAGATGACGACACTGGAGTGGACACTACCCAAAGTTGTCTcagttaaaccatggaggaaaaaaatTGGAGTTGACGCTACACGACAAAAAGAGACAGGAAACCCGGTCTGTCGATCAATGGCAGGAAAAAGCCTAGTAGTCaaatcaatcaatgtctaaCCTGGGGGTATCCACAACAGAATATCAGACAGGCCTTTGAATCCATCACTATCATACTGGCGACTTTGGTCAACTAAACTTACACACAAAAAGCCTAAGGAGCACAGAGACCAATGCAATAAAGTTACATCGTTTTTAAAGCTACAAGTTCACCCTCCATAACCAAGCTTACCATGGTTGGACAGAGGcaagtgtgatttttttcaggTAAAGAGAGAGAAAACACAGGCTGTCGATCAATGGACTGGACAGCAGGAAAGCCTGGTGGTCaaatcaatcaatgtctaaCCCGGGGGTAAGACACTCGGACATGGTCAATGGTGCATCCAGTCAGGAATGTATTGACTGCTTGATAGAACAGGCAGTAACAGCAGAGAGCTATTTTGTGTATTCAGGATATTATAATGAGACTATTTAGCAGGCATGTTGGGGAGGAGGTTGAGTTGTTTTCACAAGGGAATGCAGTTAGTGTTCTTTATGGATGAGTCGAGGTGGCAGAATTAGATACTGAGgttttgaattcaagcatctgaaatcacacaactttgtgtgacacataccttacaacttcgtgtgacacatatcttgcaactttgacaaccaattgagcacaaattttcacaggtttgttattttatatgctgagatacaccaagtgggaagactggtcttggacaattaccaataatgtccagtgtctttaactatttAGCTCTCAGGGCATGCACAATCCAGAAACATAGGATAGCACACAATCAACTCATACCTAGAGCCTTACACTGCTAATtcttaaaagaagaaaatgaaaACCAACTCAAGTTGCGGTATGGATACAGCTATCCAACTCATTTAgtcaaaatcaatcaaatgtATTTCAAGTTGGAATAACAAACTGAAGAAAATCTGACATGACGGCCACTGATCAATACCGACTTAATTTTAAGATTCTGTGTACACAGATGCGACTGATTTaattttgtggggggggggatatacATACCATGAGGACTGTCAATGTCTTTCCCAGCAAAATGTAATTATGTAAATAGTAGTGACTTTTCTGTAAAGTCAAACTGCAATTTGATTTCTTTACTTTGGTTTCCTATCCCACACCACACTCCCCTCCAATATCACACTTACATGCCCATTACTGTGGAATTGCCCAGATTTGACTTTCAGAAATGCTTGCTAGGGGAACCAATGTGTCGGATTCAAACAGTTTTGAAATTTACTTACTTCAATGTATAATATGCCCCtacaggtctgatacttcatacaggcaacgaaggtgattgcctccatgcccccttatcattgccttggtacccttcAAATGCTTTAGTAGAAATTTCCAATTTCCTCATAacgtgccctttaccaaggagaaaatgcctcggtgccttTTCCCTtccaaagcatacaggcctgctacaAGTTTAAACAACTTGTACAACAAACATCAAACTATGTCAATATTTCCTGACGCAGATATCCTGTCAGTTACGAGCCAGTGTAATGTAACTCAACCTTCCCCTCTTTGCAGCAGGGAAAGTTGAGCATACAATGCAAAGAGCCATATCCATCAAACATGTCAAACATatggattggaatgaatgtgaTAGACAGACTATGTGTAACCAAGTGTAACCATTAGATGTACATGAATGTGTCTATGGCTTGTCATGTTAGGTCTGCCATGTGTCTGATGGAATGGCATTTGATCAATTGATCACTGACTCTCTTCACAATGAGTGGTTACAGTACGCCTAGCAGCAGAGCTACCATCCTTTCTGTGCACAGCCTACTGGGGGCGCTGTTCACAATTAGTAGTAAAGTTTTGTCTTTCAATAGTGGTCCGCTGTCCAAATGCAATTCAAAATTTAATCCAAGTGTTCTGCctggctacatgtagttcagttCTAAAACTTCCCTAATATCGTTTGAAATAacggaccagtgaaaaagaTAATGGACAAGTGAAATGCCATGTAGACTTACATGTACCGTCCTTTCCATGCACAGCCTACTGGGGGCGCTGTTCACAATTAGTAGTTGTGATTTCATTAGTAACAGTGGTCCAGTGGCCAATGTCAGTTAAAAACACCAgatgaccagtcaaaaattcactccaagtaGTCCGATTGGCTAGGTCAGTTTTTAAAGCTTTTCTGTTTCATTTTGACTGATAGACCAGTGAAAAGGGAGATGGACTGGTGAAATGCCATGGTGAactgtacatgtaaattgtCCTGTcactaaaaaaattgaaacactTGAAACACGGAGTAGGAACTACTGCCAGGCATAAAAGGCTTACAAGACAGAACACCATTCCAGATTCTACACCGTGTGACTAAAAATTCAAATGTATtaatataaatttatatttaGCCCTGATGTTTACAGTCTCCTTATTTcttcagaagccattcaaccttgTATgtgttaatgtacatgtagaaccaAGGATCTCACCCAAGTTTGTGATACAACCTAGGAAGCGACAGCAGAGGGAACAGGTAAAGAGGATGCGACTTTATGTTTCGAATATAAGTACTACTAAACCACAAAGGGAAACCatacattttcaacaaattttgtgTTGGGACAACAGAGGGACCTCCTCAGGCCTCCGAATTCACATGCCAGCTTACTCGCCCTACATGTAACTCTAGCATTTTACTTCACTTAGTCGGGGTTTTATTTCAACAACATTCCACAAATAAAATTGTCTAGTTGGTATTCTGAAAATTGAACCCGTGGATGTACCGAAACAATTTCAGAAACCCCCAGATACTAAGTTCACATTGTGGAACTCATACCCTGTCTGCTGGTATTTCAAGATGGAATAACTTACCGGAGAGCTGATGTGAATGATGACTGCTACACCTTGGTTTTCTTTGTCAATGGCATCCACAAAGTTCTCTCGATTGAGCTGGATCACTTTACCAAACAACGGTCTGGATTTCAGGAGGCAAACAGATACAACGTCCCGTTAGCCAGATTCATACAGAAAGTGTTATTTGGTCAAAATAGTTGCGACCCCCAAAAGAATGTGTGCACAATATtggtaaataattatataaatgtTCAGAGATTTGCAATTAACTTAAATGGTGTAAAGGTGGTCCTGATGAAAAATGTCCCTTTTCTTGAAGTTTGGAATGCCcctgtttttacaaaattagcAATACATTGAAAAATATATCTGATAGGTTTTGTTCGCTCGTTATTTTTTGGTGACTTCATTGATCGATTTAGCATGAACTTTTAAAGGTTTGGTAACTCATTTAACTGTTATTAACTCTTATCTGCTCGGTCATGACATGCCACAATGTTGGACCAATGATGGACATGTGCTTTAAGAAAATATTCAGCATAATCCTAAAAACAGGAGTTAGTCTGTTTCTGTTCAAGAGTtcatttgttaaaggcagtggacactattggtaattactcaaaataattattggcataaaaccttacttggtgacaagatggggagatgttgatggtataaaacattgtgagacacagctctgaagtgccatagttttagagaaagacctaattttccacgaatttggttttgagacctcagatttagaacttgaggtctcggaatcaaccatcttaacgcacacaacttcgtgtgacaagggtgtttttttctttcattattatctcgcaagttcaatgaccgattgagctcaaattttcacaggtttgttattttatgctgatgttgagatacaccaactgtgaaggctagtctttgacaattaccaatgttgtccactgcctttaagtgcaatATAATGGATTCACAAAAATATCTTttgaaatgtgtgttttttgtgtaatttcCAGACAGAACACGACCtgattttgtcaaatattttaaCTCCACCAAAAGGCTTACCATATGTTCCACATGTGGAATCCCAGTGgcaaatttatgtttttataatCGCTACTCACTGATCAAAACAAGCTGTAGGTGTTTTAGTGCATGAACAACTCTAAAAAAAGGATAACGAGTACttccaaacaaaaacattttaagagatTTGAAAGCAATGTGCCATTTTAATACTGACCGATTATGCTTCAGAGTGGCCATCATTTCTCGCATCCTCTGCTCTCTGTATTGCTTCAAGAATTCCTGATCGAAGCCAAGCATCATCATCTCCTCCTCCTCATCGTTCTGTTGGTCTTTAGCTTTTTCATCATCAAGCTGTCCAAAGAagcaaacaagaaaagaaacaaaaacactgagCATTAGCAGTGATGAAAGTCATTGCTTACAGAAGAGTCTTAAACTGGAATCCAAATGTTTGGAGTAGTGCGTGGAAGAAGAGTGAAATTTGGTATTCGGTTAACCGCTTGCCAACTATccaaaattaaccggatattcaaatatttgtttcccAAAGTACTTACGGGCTTAAGGTAGTTAGCACCATgaccgctagagggcgctgtttcttTGTGGTCGTTCGTTTGAGAATGAGATCTTGTGACCCATTGACGGTTACGGTTAGGAAAAGCTATTCGCTATTAACTGGATATTCGAATTATTCGCACAGGACTAGTTAGGAGGTACGTTGAAATCAGAGCTTTGTTTTAACAGAGTTGCAACTTGCGATTAGAAGACATTTTCAGACCAGACTGAACATTGGGTTGGCTTGCATTTGGACACAAACAACAGCATCCAGCAAACACATGACCAAATAACCCTGGTCCCTCTATATTGCAACTCTCTAGATACACAGCTCTGGTTGAAATGATGGCttttccaccttttggtaacccctagCATTGTTCATTTTGAGAAGCCGGGATCATTATCTTCAGCACTACGTGTTCTAGCACTAGataagtagatcaaagagcgcGTTTTCTTTATATCTGcaagatttgttaaatttctatgtactgtttaattctcacaattgttttatttttccaacaagagtatggaataaacattttattgaattgaattgaattgaatgaaatgTCTCAAattaagcaggacagttcttttcaaaactacaaGTTGTGTACATGTGAGTTGTCTCCCGAATTCccaaatctactccgcggcaagacaaattctcaaagaacaaaatctacatagCAGAGTAGAtacatacacatggtgttaccgcaaaccgaatTGATTCCTCACCAGGGATCAAAACTAACACTGGATCGCAGGTCCGAGGCCATTAATTTTACCATTGGGTCATCTAACCCATGACAAGACAAGTCCAATTAAATTTATCTTTGTTAAGAAGAAAAATATGTTAAATGTTGAGCTACATTGTGTGTAAAGCATGGTAAATATCAATCACTTCTGCTTAATAGTGCACTAACATGTACCCACAAGACAAAAAGAGTGCTCTtcagttgaaatttaaaaattttcTTCTCCTTTTGGTTTTGCTCTTTTCTCAATTTGATTCTAGCCTGGAAAAGCCCTGCCTTCTTgtggattccccccccccctaatttgaGCCCTGTTCACCATTCACTGCCTCACAACCCACAAACTAGGCTATCCGACTTACATATGATCGACAAGTAAGAGCGAGTTGTTTAGCGAGAGCACTCCTCTCCTCTTCCCGTTCCTTTCTCTTCTCCGTCTCCAGCTGCTTGTATCTCCTCCAGTCTTCTATCACACCTTTAGGTCCCGTCTGTCAGCAAGAAAATCATCACAAGACATGGTTAGAGATAAATTCATTTTAGTtcaaaggaagtggacacttgtggtaattactcaaaataattatgaaccagtaacttggtaacgggtaatggggagctggggttgatagtataaaacattgtgagaaccggctccctctgaagtaacatagtttttcgtCGCAACAtcgcaaccaattgagctcaaattttcacaggtttgttattttatgcttatatgttgagatacaccaagtgagaagacattaatgccacattattcagctttgtgctgccagttgtttttttaataaaaatgaatgaatgaatgaatgaatgaatgaagacttgtctttgacaattaccaaatatgtccagtgtctttaatgccaAATTTCCCAATGGCAGTGTGTAACAAAAATCCCCGCTAACCTATACGCACATACTGTTCGGAATTTGTTGCAGTTTATCTGACAGCATTCAAAATGTGTTGCTTACATTACAAACAAATCAGTTTGCCataaacctgcaaacaaaataatggtatACAGGCCTTAACCTTCATTCTTGAATgggcacagcaatttctctttggtaaggggcactccttttaggaaaatgtaaatattgGAACTTTGTAAAGCACAGAGCACCACGGCAATGGGAGAATGTTGGTAATCtggatggcagcagacttaccaggtaaatgtgagcatgctcagaactaagtAAGCAATGGTATtcacctggcaagtctgctgccacctacaaGTAGTGTCCAAAATTATCTAATTGCTGTGGGtactgtgggttattttgaggcctgggTACGTGTACCAATATGAAGgtcaggtttttttctttcaattcgTGTTAACTATTTTGATATTGATTTAAAGGTTTACATTTTTTGCAGCGCCGCCACCAGAAAAATCCATATCTGGTGGTGGTGGAGCTTCCACAGAGGCCCCCTTGACTGTCTTCCGTCGGTCGTCACCGCTGTCATTATCGTCATCTCCACTCTCTTCGTCACTACTGTAATAATATTGTCCCTTCTCTCCCAGCATGCGGTCATCAAACGTGTCTGCCATGGCTCACTTTAAGTCTTAAAGGATAATCagagaaaaattaaaattgtaaataataataaataataagctgGCACCGAGCACCTTTTCCAGGGGTTGCAAAGCATTAGGATGTGTCCTACACagattaaataaattaaacaaagaccgcccaaaacaaaaatcactgtCGCTGAAACAAGTGGGTCTACAGCAGTTTCTTGAATGAATTAAGTGAGTTTGCCTTTCCGCAGCTAACAGGAAATGACAGGCTGGCTCCGCGCACTCCTCTTGTTGGACGTGAGAAGTCAGGGTACCAGGCAAATCttgcaagtcatgaatatccaaGAGGTCATGTCACGTGACGCGGTATGGCTACGCTGATTTATCAATTTGCGCGGTGTACAAAGTaaatatgaatatgtatgaggtaacGTTGCGTGGTGGTAGTTTCCAGATACAGCGCAGCGCTACGTCACCTTATACATATTCAGTTTTTACTGTACACGCACATAAGCCTAGCAGTCATGACGTCACCTTATGGATATTCATGACTGCAAGATTTGCCGGGTGCCCACGATCAACAGGAGTAGaatcattaaaacatggcagcgcccaagaacatgtcacgttaaatgtaatttttgtacacgtttttttggaccaattttcaaatcatcacatctggacaaagtcatcatttagtaagccctgtgatgtgtcatagtaattccacaaatgcaaggaataaaatgaggtatgttggagtagtattggacttttttaaatgggagaaatttgattttgcgacctttgaaaacttagcgtttaagacatgtatcgaaggtgggctgtaatggtgacagtgatgagaccgatgttaaaagcggagccattaacagctcaacaaggcgggctattattattatagatcaAGACACGTGACATTATTGTTAAGTTACCGGAGACGAGTGGcgcgttcgcattggacttcTT encodes:
- the LOC117307399 gene encoding phosducin-like protein, with amino-acid sequence MADTFDDRMLGEKGQYYYSSDEESGDDDNDSGDDRRKTVKGASVEAPPPPDMDFSGGGAAKNTGPKGVIEDWRRYKQLETEKRKEREEERSALAKQLALTCRSYLDDEKAKDQQNDEEEEMMMLGFDQEFLKQYREQRMREMMATLKHNRPLFGKVIQLNRENFVDAIDKENQGVAVIIHISSPAVPACDAMNGCLHCLAQEYNHIKFCCIHASDVNLSQNFIQNGLPALQIYKGGALIGNFVRLSDQLGQDFYAGDLETYLQEHSHLPSKEEQEMIRAQNGLQEDSDDSDLELD